One segment of Streptomyces bathyalis DNA contains the following:
- a CDS encoding FAD-binding protein — translation MRRERSEPSRRTAALYGLATAAPLALAGLGGPPAVVGFDPTTRAWATERTRPPRSASGDFDDVPPLDGELLTDDASRDAAAEDFGHIVHRRPAAVLRPGSVDDVVVMVRFCRKHGIPVAPRGQGHATHGQAQTEGGLVIETAPLKDIGSVLGAPPRTKALGDGTVTVGAGARWSAVAKSTLPQGLTPPVFTDYLELSVGGTLSVGGLGGQAHRHGTQTDTVSELQVVTGAGELVRCSATRNADLFDAVRAGLGQCAIVVGATLRLVRAPKTVRHFQLPYRDLAVFLEDQRRLTTEGRFDYVEGLVLPDETGAFRVHVLEAVAYGPPAGPEPDDEALLAGLRFESAGMTADTLDYFTFLDRLAPSVADQKEQGLWDDPHPWLNLLLPSSSVEDLASGILDALKPEDVGASGVVLLYPLRREVLHTPMLQMPDDPAPYLLAVLRTSPPDDPATVDRLLAANRAAYEKVRDAGGKQYPVGSIPFQRSDWRDHFGRAWPALEAARRRYDPAGILVPGQGIF, via the coding sequence ATGCGCCGGGAACGCTCAGAACCCTCGAGACGGACCGCTGCCCTCTACGGCCTGGCCACCGCCGCCCCCTTGGCCCTGGCGGGCCTGGGGGGACCCCCAGCCGTGGTGGGATTCGACCCCACGACACGCGCCTGGGCCACGGAACGCACCCGGCCGCCGCGCTCCGCGAGCGGCGACTTCGACGATGTGCCGCCCCTGGACGGTGAGTTGCTCACCGACGACGCCTCGCGCGACGCCGCGGCCGAGGACTTCGGGCACATCGTCCACCGCCGCCCGGCGGCGGTTCTGCGCCCCGGTTCCGTCGACGACGTCGTGGTGATGGTCCGCTTCTGCCGCAAGCACGGCATCCCGGTGGCGCCCCGCGGCCAGGGGCACGCGACGCACGGGCAGGCTCAGACCGAGGGCGGCCTGGTGATCGAGACCGCCCCGCTGAAGGACATCGGCTCCGTCCTGGGGGCACCTCCCAGGACGAAGGCCCTGGGGGACGGCACGGTGACCGTGGGCGCGGGTGCGCGCTGGAGCGCCGTCGCCAAGTCCACGCTGCCCCAAGGGCTCACGCCTCCGGTCTTCACCGACTATCTCGAACTCTCCGTCGGCGGCACGCTGTCCGTCGGAGGTCTCGGCGGTCAGGCCCACCGGCACGGCACCCAGACGGACACCGTCAGCGAACTCCAAGTCGTCACGGGCGCGGGCGAATTGGTGCGCTGCTCGGCGACGCGGAACGCCGACCTGTTCGACGCCGTGCGTGCGGGCCTGGGCCAGTGCGCGATCGTGGTGGGCGCGACGCTCCGACTCGTACGGGCTCCGAAAACCGTGCGGCACTTCCAGCTCCCCTACCGCGACCTGGCCGTCTTCCTCGAAGACCAGCGGCGGCTGACCACCGAGGGCCGCTTCGACTACGTCGAGGGGCTCGTGCTCCCCGACGAGACCGGGGCCTTCCGCGTCCATGTGCTGGAGGCCGTCGCGTACGGGCCGCCCGCGGGCCCCGAGCCGGACGACGAGGCGCTGCTGGCAGGGCTGCGCTTCGAGAGCGCGGGCATGACCGCGGACACTCTCGACTACTTCACGTTCCTCGACCGGCTCGCGCCCTCCGTCGCCGACCAGAAGGAGCAGGGCCTCTGGGACGACCCGCACCCGTGGCTCAACCTGCTGCTGCCGTCGTCTTCCGTCGAGGACCTGGCCTCCGGCATCCTCGACGCCCTGAAGCCGGAGGACGTCGGTGCGAGCGGAGTGGTGCTGCTCTACCCGCTGCGCAGGGAGGTGCTGCACACGCCGATGCTCCAGATGCCGGACGACCCGGCGCCGTACCTGCTCGCGGTGCTGCGCACCAGCCCGCCGGACGATCCCGCCACCGTCGACCGGCTGCTCGCGGCCAACCGTGCCGCGTACGAGAAGGTCCGCGACGCGGGAGGCAAGCAGTACCCGGTGGGCTCCATCCCCTTCCAACGCTCCGACTGGCGGGACCACTTCGGCCGCGCCTGGCCGGCGCTGGAGGCGGCCCGCCGCCGCTACGACCCCGCGGGCATCCTCGTCCCGGGCCAGGGCATCTTCTGA
- a CDS encoding nucleoside/nucleotide kinase family protein, with translation MSSQEASADPQDLLARAARLAAGGTPPRSSPWLRREVPPGGTPTQAEGPGGGRRILGIAGPPGAGKSTLAAFLVDSLGPARAVHVPMDGFHLADAELRRLGCLDRKGAPHTFDPYGYAALLRRLRHPREGETVYAPGFDRELEQPVAGSLPVPPEVPLVVTEGNYLLLDEPAWRPVRPLLDECWWVSLDDGIRLARLIDRHVRYGKSPSEAESWVHRSDEANARVVAAGREAADLVVEFPS, from the coding sequence ATGAGTTCACAGGAGGCGTCGGCCGACCCGCAGGACCTGCTGGCCAGAGCGGCACGGCTCGCGGCTGGGGGCACTCCCCCTCGCTCCTCCCCCTGGCTTCGCCGGGAGGTGCCCCCAGGGGGGACCCCCACCCAGGCCGAAGGCCCTGGGGGAGGCCGGCGCATCCTGGGGATCGCGGGGCCGCCGGGCGCCGGCAAGTCCACCCTGGCGGCCTTCCTGGTCGACTCGCTCGGTCCGGCCCGGGCCGTGCACGTCCCGATGGACGGTTTCCATCTCGCCGACGCCGAACTGCGCCGCCTCGGATGCCTCGACCGCAAGGGCGCGCCGCACACCTTCGACCCTTACGGCTACGCGGCGCTGCTGCGGCGGCTCCGCCATCCCCGCGAGGGCGAGACCGTGTACGCGCCGGGATTCGATCGGGAGTTGGAGCAGCCCGTCGCCGGGTCCCTGCCGGTGCCGCCGGAGGTCCCGCTCGTCGTCACGGAAGGCAACTACCTGCTGCTGGACGAGCCCGCGTGGCGGCCGGTCCGCCCGCTGCTGGACGAGTGCTGGTGGGTGAGCCTCGACGACGGCATACGGCTGGCCCGGCTCATCGACCGGCATGTGCGGTACGGGAAGTCGCCCTCCGAGGCGGAGAGTTGGGTGCACCGCTCCGACGAGGCCAATGCCCGCGTCGTCGCCGCGGGCCGGGAGGCCGCCGACCTCGTCGTGGAATTCCCGTCCTGA
- a CDS encoding SAM-dependent methyltransferase yields the protein MTGSGARPQQIDTSKAHSARMYDYYLGGKDWYPVDQEAAEKVKEVFPFIVTGARANRDFMHRATRTLATEYGVRQFIDIGTGIPTEPNLHQVAQEVAPDARVVYADNDPTVLEYTDALTLSRPEGKTAYVHADLRHDAVLESRELRSTIDLDKPVALSMLAVTHFLPDEDGPVEIVREMVQRLAPGSFLVLSHATPDFNPAAEKAVEVYRASGTPAQIRTKSEIMRFFEGTELIEPGLTTTHRWRPDGDSGITDADAFFYAGIGRKP from the coding sequence ATGACCGGATCCGGCGCCCGTCCCCAGCAGATCGACACCAGCAAGGCCCACTCCGCCCGGATGTACGACTACTACCTCGGCGGCAAGGACTGGTATCCGGTCGATCAGGAGGCGGCGGAGAAGGTCAAAGAGGTCTTCCCCTTCATCGTCACCGGCGCCCGCGCCAACCGGGACTTCATGCACCGTGCGACGCGGACGCTCGCCACCGAGTACGGCGTGCGGCAGTTCATCGACATCGGCACCGGCATCCCCACCGAGCCCAACCTGCACCAAGTCGCGCAGGAGGTGGCCCCGGACGCACGCGTGGTCTACGCCGACAACGACCCGACGGTGCTGGAGTACACCGACGCGCTGACCCTCAGCAGGCCGGAGGGCAAGACGGCCTACGTGCACGCCGATCTGCGGCACGACGCCGTGCTGGAATCGCGGGAGCTGCGCTCAACCATCGATCTGGACAAGCCCGTTGCGCTGTCGATGCTCGCCGTGACCCACTTCCTCCCGGACGAGGACGGGCCCGTGGAGATCGTGCGAGAAATGGTCCAGCGCCTCGCCCCCGGCAGCTTCCTGGTGCTCTCGCACGCCACCCCCGACTTCAACCCGGCCGCGGAGAAGGCCGTGGAGGTCTACCGGGCGAGCGGGACCCCGGCGCAGATACGCACCAAGTCCGAGATCATGCGCTTCTTCGAGGGCACGGAACTGATAGAGCCGGGCCTGACCACGACTCACCGCTGGCGCCCCGACGGTGACTCCGGCATCACGGACGCGGACGCGTTCTTCTACGCCGGCATCGGAAGGAAGCCCTGA
- the hemB gene encoding porphobilinogen synthase encodes MTAHVPGGAGAGGVGSGAVPGGFPSVRPRRLRTTPAMRRMVTEHRPHPADLILPVFVRDGISEPVPVSSMPGVVQHTRETLKKAASEAVRAGVGGIMIYGVPEEADKDAVGTAGTDPEGILQVALRDVRAEVGDDIVIMSDLCLDETTDHGHCGVLDAQGRIDNDATLERYAEMARVQVEAGAHVLGPSGMMDGQIGYVRRALDKAGHQDVALFAYTAKYASAFYGPFREAVGSSLKGDRNTYQQNPANNAREALRELSLDAAEGADMVMVKPGLPYLDILRDFAERAEVPVGVYQISGEYAMVEAAAQNGWIDRDRAIMETLTSFKRAGANLILTYWATEAAGKL; translated from the coding sequence GTGACAGCGCACGTTCCCGGCGGTGCCGGTGCCGGTGGTGTCGGCAGTGGCGCCGTCCCGGGCGGCTTCCCGTCCGTGCGGCCGCGCAGGCTCCGCACCACCCCGGCGATGCGCCGCATGGTCACCGAGCACCGGCCGCACCCGGCGGACCTGATCCTTCCCGTCTTCGTACGGGACGGCATCAGCGAGCCGGTGCCCGTCTCGTCCATGCCGGGCGTCGTCCAGCACACGCGGGAGACGCTGAAGAAGGCGGCCTCCGAGGCCGTACGGGCGGGCGTCGGCGGCATCATGATCTACGGCGTGCCCGAGGAGGCCGACAAGGACGCTGTCGGCACCGCCGGCACCGACCCCGAGGGCATCCTGCAGGTCGCGCTGCGGGACGTACGTGCAGAGGTCGGAGACGACATCGTGATCATGTCCGACCTGTGCCTGGACGAGACCACGGATCACGGCCACTGCGGCGTCCTGGACGCGCAGGGCCGGATCGACAACGACGCGACGCTGGAGCGGTACGCCGAGATGGCCCGCGTCCAGGTCGAGGCCGGGGCCCATGTGCTGGGCCCCAGCGGCATGATGGACGGCCAGATCGGTTATGTACGCCGCGCGCTGGACAAGGCGGGCCACCAGGACGTGGCGCTCTTCGCCTACACGGCCAAGTACGCCTCGGCGTTCTACGGCCCGTTCCGTGAGGCCGTCGGATCCTCGCTCAAGGGCGACCGCAACACCTACCAGCAGAACCCGGCGAACAACGCCCGTGAGGCGCTGCGTGAGCTGTCCCTCGACGCGGCAGAGGGCGCGGACATGGTGATGGTCAAGCCGGGGCTTCCGTACCTGGACATCCTCCGCGACTTCGCCGAGCGGGCCGAAGTCCCCGTCGGCGTCTACCAGATCTCCGGCGAGTACGCGATGGTCGAGGCCGCCGCGCAGAACGGCTGGATCGACCGGGACCGGGCCATCATGGAGACGCTGACGAGCTTCAAGCGCGCCGGTGCGAACCTCATCCTCACCTACTGGGCCACGGAGGCCGCGGGGAAGCTGTAG
- a CDS encoding uroporphyrinogen-III synthase — MSPTTAHNSTVRHLYGAHGHVTFLGAGPGDPGLLTLRAVEALAQADVLVADPHVYDVVRGHARAGVDTPLRVEAEAKPDAKADGASADAAANGAADIAMAAARSGKRVVRAVTGDPGLDADASREMLACAREGIPFEVVPGIATAVGVPAYAGIPLRDAEGTDVRFIDARTADDRCWTEVGASDATVVVSTSLDSVVSVAGELVAGGRKPETPLTVTVAGTTTRQRTWSATLGTIGQVLKSAKVLPSPEGGQPVIAVVGERSGAAERHRLAWFESKPLFGWQVLVPRTKEQAESLSDQLRSYGAVPAEVPTIAVEPPRTPQQMERAVKGLVTGRYEWIAFTSVNAVKAVREKFEEYGLDARAFAGIKVAAVGEQTGKALIEFGVKPDLVPSGEQSAAGLLEDWPPYDPVFDPIDRVFLPRADIATETLVAGLIELGWEVDDVTAYRTVRASPPPAETREAIKGGGFDAVLFTSSSTVRNLVGIAGKPHNVTVIACIGPATAKTAEEHGLRVDVMSPEPSVHKLAEALADFGAERRAEAVAAGDVVKRPSEKRPARRRARSS, encoded by the coding sequence TTGAGCCCCACCACTGCCCACAACTCGACAGTCCGGCACCTCTACGGCGCACACGGACACGTCACCTTCCTAGGTGCCGGGCCCGGGGACCCGGGTCTGCTGACCCTGCGCGCCGTCGAGGCGCTGGCACAGGCCGACGTGCTTGTGGCCGACCCGCATGTGTACGACGTGGTCCGCGGCCACGCGCGGGCAGGGGTGGACACGCCGCTTCGGGTGGAAGCCGAGGCGAAGCCGGACGCGAAAGCTGACGGTGCGTCAGCGGACGCGGCCGCGAACGGTGCAGCAGATATTGCCATGGCAGCCGCACGCTCGGGCAAGCGGGTCGTGCGAGCGGTGACGGGCGATCCCGGCCTGGACGCGGACGCGTCGCGCGAGATGCTGGCGTGCGCACGCGAAGGCATCCCGTTCGAGGTCGTGCCCGGCATCGCGACCGCCGTGGGCGTGCCCGCGTATGCCGGGATCCCGCTCCGCGACGCGGAGGGCACCGACGTCCGCTTCATCGACGCGCGCACCGCCGACGACAGATGCTGGACCGAGGTCGGCGCCAGCGACGCCACAGTCGTCGTCTCGACGAGCCTCGACTCCGTCGTCTCCGTCGCGGGCGAACTCGTCGCCGGCGGCCGCAAGCCCGAGACCCCGCTGACGGTCACCGTCGCGGGCACCACCACCCGGCAGCGGACGTGGAGCGCCACGCTCGGCACCATCGGGCAGGTGCTCAAGTCCGCGAAGGTGCTGCCCTCCCCCGAGGGCGGGCAGCCGGTCATAGCCGTGGTCGGCGAGCGCAGCGGCGCTGCGGAGCGTCATCGCCTGGCGTGGTTCGAGTCCAAGCCGCTCTTCGGATGGCAGGTGCTGGTCCCGCGCACGAAGGAGCAGGCCGAGTCGCTCTCCGACCAGCTGCGCAGCTACGGTGCCGTGCCCGCCGAGGTGCCCACGATCGCGGTGGAGCCGCCGCGCACGCCGCAGCAGATGGAACGTGCGGTCAAGGGCCTGGTCACCGGGCGGTACGAGTGGATCGCCTTCACCTCGGTCAACGCCGTGAAGGCGGTGCGCGAGAAGTTCGAGGAGTACGGGCTGGACGCGCGCGCCTTCGCGGGGATCAAGGTCGCCGCGGTGGGCGAGCAGACCGGCAAGGCGCTGATCGAGTTCGGCGTGAAGCCGGACCTGGTGCCCAGCGGTGAGCAGTCCGCCGCAGGGCTGCTGGAGGACTGGCCGCCCTACGACCCCGTCTTCGACCCCATCGACCGTGTGTTCCTGCCGCGAGCCGACATCGCCACCGAGACGCTCGTGGCCGGGCTCATCGAGCTCGGCTGGGAGGTCGACGACGTGACCGCGTACCGCACCGTGCGCGCCTCGCCGCCGCCCGCCGAGACGCGGGAGGCGATCAAGGGAGGCGGCTTCGACGCGGTGCTGTTCACCTCGTCGTCCACGGTGCGGAACCTCGTCGGCATCGCCGGCAAGCCGCACAACGTGACCGTCATCGCCTGTATCGGCCCGGCCACCGCCAAGACGGCGGAGGAGCACGGGCTGCGGGTGGACGTCATGTCGCCGGAGCCGTCGGTGCACAAACTGGCCGAGGCGCTGGCGGACTTCGGCGCGGAGCGCCGCGCCGAGGCCGTCGCCGCCGGCGACGTGGTGAAGCGGCCGAGCGAGAAGCGCCCGGCCAGGAGGAGGGCACGATCGTCGTGA
- the hemC gene encoding hydroxymethylbilane synthase translates to MSNSPANALRLGTRRSKLAMAQSGLVAEQVRRLTGRPVELVEITTYGDVSREQLAQIGGTGVFVTALREALLDGRIDFAVHSLKDLPTAQPEGLNLAAVPRRADARDVLIARDGLGFEELAATVRITGRPARIGTGSPRRMSQLAAWARSLGVEVDTVPIRGNIDTRIGYVRSGELDAVVLAAAGMERTGRLDEVTELLSPDVVLPAPGQGALAVECASADAHLATQLAELDDPHTRAAVTAERTLLAALEAGCSAPVGALADLLDDGQVVTEMRLRGVVGTIDGETLVQLSTTGPVPASAEGTAIPENMGRELADEMLAKGAAGLMGERAL, encoded by the coding sequence ATGAGCAACAGCCCAGCGAACGCCCTCCGCCTGGGCACCCGTCGCAGCAAGCTCGCCATGGCCCAGTCGGGGCTCGTGGCCGAGCAGGTGCGGCGGCTGACGGGACGCCCCGTCGAGCTGGTCGAGATCACGACGTACGGCGACGTCAGCAGGGAACAGCTCGCGCAGATCGGCGGCACTGGCGTCTTCGTGACGGCTCTCCGCGAAGCGCTGCTGGACGGACGGATCGACTTCGCCGTCCACTCGCTCAAGGATCTGCCCACAGCGCAGCCCGAAGGGCTGAACCTGGCTGCCGTGCCCCGCCGTGCCGACGCCCGTGACGTGCTGATCGCCCGCGACGGGCTCGGCTTCGAAGAGCTCGCGGCGACGGTGCGGATCACGGGCAGGCCCGCCCGCATCGGCACGGGATCGCCCCGCCGGATGTCCCAACTGGCCGCCTGGGCACGCAGCTTGGGCGTCGAGGTCGACACCGTGCCGATCCGGGGGAATATCGACACGCGCATCGGGTATGTGCGCTCAGGCGAACTCGACGCCGTGGTGCTCGCAGCTGCCGGGATGGAGCGCACCGGACGCCTCGACGAGGTCACCGAACTGCTCAGCCCCGACGTCGTGCTGCCGGCCCCCGGCCAAGGGGCCCTCGCTGTCGAGTGCGCGTCGGCCGACGCACACCTGGCCACCCAGCTCGCCGAGCTCGACGACCCGCACACGCGGGCCGCCGTGACCGCCGAGCGAACCCTGCTCGCCGCCTTGGAGGCCGGCTGCAGCGCACCCGTGGGAGCGCTCGCCGACCTGCTGGACGACGGGCAGGTTGTCACCGAAATGCGCCTGCGCGGCGTCGTCGGAACCATCGACGGCGAGACGCTGGTGCAGCTGTCCACCACCGGTCCCGTACCGGCGTCCGCGGAGGGCACAGCGATCCCGGAGAACATGGGTCGTGAGCTCGCCGACGAGATGCTCGCCAAGGGCGCGGCCGGTCTGATGGGGGAGCGAGCACTTTGA
- a CDS encoding glutamyl-tRNA reductase: MSLLVVGLSHRSAPVSVLERAVLAPQVRGKLLQDAVSAEPAAEAAVLSTCNRIELYADVDKFHAGVADLSTLLAQHSGVGLDELTPHLYVHYEDRAVHHLFSVACGLDSMVVGEGQILGQIKDALAVAQEQHTAGRLLNDLFQQALRTGKRAHSETGIDKAGQSLVTFGLEQLARPAPVEDWVRGKRALVIGAGSMSSLAATTLARAGVAELVIANRTLDRAERLASGLGPGLAAGAAPVAALSAGHGPRAHALPIDGLAAELPRADIVVSCTGATGLVLTEEAVREALERRSAADAEVAAGPGGDMALLDLAMPRDIDAALHGTERVRLVDIESLAEVAADAPLAADVDAVRSIVSDEVSAFGAAQRAATITPTVVALRTMAADVVASEMARLEGRLQGLDDKQRAEITQTVRRVVDKLLHAPTVRVKELAGEPGGAGYADALRELFDLDPQTVAAVSSPVTPGVPEPAESPERRGAARRAEQNDEAGVPGPNTAGRDEVST, encoded by the coding sequence ATGAGTCTGCTGGTCGTCGGTCTCAGCCACCGCAGTGCCCCGGTGAGCGTCCTGGAGCGGGCCGTGCTCGCGCCCCAGGTGCGCGGCAAGCTGCTTCAGGATGCCGTGAGCGCCGAGCCCGCCGCCGAGGCCGCGGTGCTCTCCACCTGCAACCGCATCGAGCTGTACGCCGACGTGGACAAGTTCCACGCCGGCGTCGCCGATCTGTCGACGCTGCTGGCACAGCACAGCGGCGTCGGCCTCGACGAGCTGACTCCTCACCTGTACGTGCACTACGAGGACAGGGCCGTGCACCACCTGTTCTCGGTGGCCTGCGGCCTGGACTCGATGGTCGTCGGCGAGGGCCAGATCCTCGGCCAGATCAAGGACGCCCTCGCTGTCGCCCAGGAGCAGCACACCGCGGGGCGGCTGCTCAACGACCTCTTCCAGCAGGCGCTGCGCACGGGCAAGCGCGCCCACAGCGAGACGGGCATCGACAAGGCCGGGCAGTCGCTCGTCACCTTCGGCCTGGAACAGCTCGCCCGTCCGGCCCCCGTCGAGGACTGGGTGCGGGGCAAGCGCGCCCTGGTCATCGGCGCGGGATCGATGTCGTCCCTCGCCGCGACGACGCTCGCGCGGGCCGGTGTGGCCGAACTGGTGATCGCCAACCGGACCCTGGACCGCGCCGAACGGCTGGCCTCCGGGCTGGGGCCCGGGCTCGCCGCGGGTGCGGCGCCGGTCGCAGCGCTGAGCGCCGGGCACGGTCCGCGCGCACACGCTCTGCCGATCGACGGCCTCGCGGCGGAGCTGCCCCGCGCGGACATCGTCGTCTCCTGCACGGGCGCCACCGGTCTCGTCCTCACCGAGGAGGCCGTACGCGAGGCGCTGGAGCGGCGCTCCGCCGCCGACGCGGAGGTCGCCGCAGGGCCCGGCGGGGACATGGCGCTGCTCGACCTGGCCATGCCCCGCGACATCGACGCGGCCCTGCACGGCACCGAGCGGGTGCGGCTCGTCGACATCGAGTCGCTCGCGGAGGTGGCCGCGGACGCGCCGCTGGCCGCGGACGTGGACGCGGTGCGGAGCATCGTCAGTGATGAGGTCTCCGCCTTCGGCGCCGCGCAGCGGGCCGCGACGATCACCCCGACGGTCGTCGCCCTGCGCACGATGGCGGCGGACGTCGTCGCCTCCGAGATGGCCCGGCTCGAGGGCCGGCTCCAGGGCCTCGACGACAAGCAACGCGCGGAGATCACGCAGACCGTGCGGCGCGTCGTGGACAAGCTCCTGCACGCGCCCACCGTGCGTGTGAAGGAGCTGGCCGGTGAGCCCGGCGGCGCGGGATACGCGGACGCGCTGCGCGAGCTCTTCGACCTCGACCCGCAGACGGTCGCAGCCGTCAGCAGCCCCGTGACCCCCGGCGTCCCGGAGCCCGCCGAGTCCCCGGAACGCCGTGGTGCGGCACGGCGGGCCGAGCAGAACGACGAAGCAGGCGTCCCGGGCCCGAACACGGCCGGGCGCGACGAGGTGAGCACATGA
- a CDS encoding redox-sensing transcriptional repressor Rex → MATGRNHRPATTRSRGIPEATVARLPLYLRALTALSERSVPTVSSEELAAAAGVNSAKLRKDFSYLGSYGTRGVGYDVEYLVYQISRELGLTQDWPVVIVGIGNLGAALANYGGFASRGFRVAALIDADPSLTGRSVAGIDVKHTDQLEQIVDESGVSIGVIATPAGSAQQVCDRLVAAGITSILNFAPTVLSVPEGVDVRKVDLSIELQILAFHEQRKAGEEAPEEETAPPAVPPAAAVSKRPEPGSDGDRPAVMPA, encoded by the coding sequence GTGGCAACTGGCCGAAACCACCGACCGGCGACGACCCGGAGCCGAGGGATCCCCGAGGCCACCGTCGCCCGGCTTCCGCTGTACCTGCGGGCCCTGACGGCGCTTTCCGAGCGTTCGGTGCCCACGGTCTCCTCCGAGGAACTGGCCGCCGCGGCGGGGGTCAATTCGGCCAAGCTGCGCAAGGACTTCTCCTATCTCGGCTCCTACGGCACCCGCGGGGTCGGATACGACGTCGAATACCTCGTCTACCAGATCTCGCGAGAGCTGGGTCTGACGCAGGACTGGCCCGTCGTGATCGTCGGTATCGGTAACCTCGGCGCCGCACTCGCCAACTACGGGGGCTTCGCCTCCCGCGGATTCCGCGTGGCCGCCCTCATCGACGCCGACCCGTCCCTGACCGGCAGGTCCGTCGCAGGCATCGACGTGAAGCACACCGACCAGCTCGAGCAGATCGTCGACGAGAGCGGCGTATCCATCGGCGTCATCGCCACGCCGGCGGGCTCCGCGCAGCAGGTGTGCGACCGGCTCGTGGCCGCCGGGATCACTTCCATCCTCAACTTCGCCCCGACCGTGCTGTCCGTCCCCGAGGGCGTCGACGTACGGAAGGTGGACCTGTCCATCGAGCTTCAGATCCTCGCCTTCCACGAGCAGCGCAAGGCCGGCGAGGAAGCGCCCGAGGAGGAGACGGCCCCTCCGGCGGTCCCGCCCGCCGCGGCTGTCAGCAAGCGTCCCGAGCCGGGATCTGACGGGGACCGCCCCGCCGTGATGCCCGCATGA
- a CDS encoding glutaredoxin family protein: MRTVTLIGKPGCHLCDIARDVIVRVCAETGAAWEEKNIEDDQELYRKYWEQIPVVLVDGAQHDFWRVDPQRLRKALES; encoded by the coding sequence ATGAGGACTGTCACCCTGATCGGTAAGCCCGGGTGCCATCTGTGCGACATCGCGCGGGACGTGATCGTGCGGGTGTGCGCCGAGACCGGAGCGGCCTGGGAGGAGAAGAACATCGAGGACGACCAGGAGCTGTACCGGAAGTACTGGGAGCAGATCCCGGTTGTACTGGTGGACGGTGCGCAGCACGATTTCTGGCGCGTGGACCCGCAACGGCTGCGCAAGGCGCTGGAGAGCTAG
- a CDS encoding HAD family hydrolase, with protein sequence MPSRPSPRHAWSWIASRAGSATARSVLAGEASADAARKHELEQRQAEELQQGVFEAAQADEDEESEFPVAGDIRAAAFFDLDNTVMQGAALFHFGRGLYKRDFFEKRELARFAWQQAWFRMAGNENAGHMADVRSSALSIVKGHSVSELTAIGEEIYDEYMAGRIWPGTRALAQAHLDAGQKVWLVTAAPVETATIIAQRLGLTGALGTVAESVDGVYTGRLVGEPLHGPAKAEAVRALAAAEDLELERCAAYSDSANDIPMLSLVGYPYAINPDSRLREHAREMGWRLRDYRTGRKAAKVGIPAAAGVGAVAGGAAAAVALQRRRR encoded by the coding sequence ATGCCCTCCCGTCCCTCTCCCCGTCACGCCTGGTCCTGGATCGCGAGCCGGGCCGGCTCCGCGACCGCGCGCAGCGTGCTCGCCGGCGAGGCGTCGGCCGACGCGGCACGCAAGCACGAGCTTGAGCAGCGGCAGGCGGAAGAGCTCCAGCAGGGTGTCTTCGAGGCGGCGCAGGCGGACGAGGACGAGGAGTCCGAGTTCCCCGTAGCGGGCGACATCCGTGCGGCCGCCTTCTTCGACCTCGACAACACGGTGATGCAGGGCGCCGCCCTCTTCCACTTCGGCCGCGGCCTGTACAAGCGCGACTTCTTCGAGAAGCGCGAACTGGCCCGGTTCGCCTGGCAGCAGGCCTGGTTCAGGATGGCGGGGAACGAGAACGCCGGGCACATGGCGGACGTGCGCTCCAGCGCGCTCTCCATCGTCAAGGGCCACAGCGTCTCCGAACTGACCGCCATCGGCGAGGAGATCTACGACGAGTACATGGCCGGCCGCATCTGGCCCGGCACGCGTGCGCTCGCCCAGGCACACCTCGACGCGGGACAGAAGGTCTGGCTCGTGACCGCCGCTCCCGTGGAGACGGCGACGATCATCGCCCAGCGGCTCGGACTGACCGGCGCGCTCGGCACCGTCGCGGAATCGGTGGACGGCGTCTACACGGGACGGCTGGTGGGCGAGCCGCTGCACGGCCCCGCCAAGGCCGAGGCCGTACGGGCGCTCGCCGCGGCGGAGGACCTGGAGCTGGAGCGGTGCGCCGCGTACAGCGACTCGGCGAACGACATCCCGATGCTCTCGCTCGTCGGATATCCGTATGCGATCAATCCTGACAGCAGGCTTCGCGAGCACGCGCGCGAAATGGGCTGGCGGCTGCGCGACTACAGGACCGGGCGCAAGGCGGCGAAGGTCGGCATCCCGGCGGCCGCCGGCGTCGGCGCGGTGGCGGGCGGAGCGGCCGCGGCGGTGGCTCTGCAGCGCCGTCGCCGGTAA